A section of the Malus sylvestris chromosome 17, drMalSylv7.2, whole genome shotgun sequence genome encodes:
- the LOC126611215 gene encoding uncharacterized protein LOC126611215: MKATENKAAGILHHILPPRLEDAGLEDCALPLDSIKEAFLKAATAVKSPATSIFTSDEDEESFEDCVNDTWPDMRDHTGELVGAEPETRSAGSCGGDKGGSVEVGGDEVMVGGEKEKGDKVIVGGEDVRGGGERDCVDGLAGLEIGEKKKGEEEEETDGGGPILVGGYV; this comes from the coding sequence ATGAAGGCCACCGAGAATAAAGCAGCTGGGATACTGCACCACATCCTCCCTCCGCGTCTCGAAGACGCCGGCCTCGAAGACTGCGCCCTCCCGTTAGACTCCATCAAGGAAGCCTTCCTCAAAGCAGCAACGGCCGTCAAGTCGCCCGCCACCTCGATCTTTACCTCCGACGAAGACGAAGAATCGTTCGAAGATTGCGTCAATGACACCTGGCCGGACATGAGGGATCACACCGGCGAGCTGGTCGGAGCCGAGCCGGAGACTCGGTCGGCGGGATCGTGCGGCGGAGACAAGGGCGGGTCGGTGGAGGTCGGCGGAGATGAAGTGATGGTCGGCGGCGAGAAGGAGAAAGGGGATAAGGTGATCGTGGGAGGTGAGGACGTGAGAGGTGGTGGGGAGAGGGATTGTGTGGATGGATTGGCGGGATTAGAGAtcggagagaagaagaagggtgaggaggaggaagagacaGATGGCGGAGGACCAATTTTGGTAGGAGGTTATGTTTGA